A stretch of Haloprofundus halophilus DNA encodes these proteins:
- a CDS encoding UvrD-helicase domain-containing protein, producing the protein MTSPNEQQRALIDQTDGLYLVDAGAGTGKTFTVTRRYANIVDQDGVEPDDVLLLTFTNNAAGEMRDRIVSHCEYGMRTLRDAPIQTFHSLCHDILEEHGVDAPTYLGIDDRITDSTRLISDELVEEALFTEFYDQFVDEHSEYSDYFRVVSDPSELLGLIRQLTAKGVFPTADGWYRNGERALNGDFDAFKSIFDSYNEPRNGGRKQSKLRKKLGRYGKNKCYLPDAPEKGEIRGDRTKQIPEDVAARVFDVDRSSLKSFVHDLYYEYLEFALRRNYLNFGFLQLFAFVLLCENHRLRDEITFEYMMIDEFQDSSEIQFKLALLLSGTKNLCVVGDWKQSIYSFQYAAVENITEFETRLSVFIDELNEDYGRVEFEPTPIETIELVENYRSTQEILDFSESGLLVPAASSDEVNTASVRDRIVSLSSNSTYEQSRIEAIHAEDEHEAILGQIQEIVGNDEYAVEEEGSLRPPSYEDIAVLTRTRDFGRELQRVADEYRLPIAYEGGIELFQTNQAKLLLAWLRILEGDTERGWAVVLEQAGYSLDEIAHILETEEYPSAMVSFKQSLDSLGTVGAVSRRVFSKYGYTGEIADTVLQTIQSVHNETMLTRGDLIRFIERGIENGTIHEVNVNADMDSVTVQTIHAAKGLEYPIVIVANMNDGRFPPRGSSSSVVSYQDPVGLRQRKQFAEHDGLAHIYDDWQTDVLKKCLPREYDEERRLLYVAITRAESHVLFSAGENPNMFLEELPVGVEYVEPEVSVAVVDEREDVSLKIEVPAAAGPDRQSPHSIMRDDVFEDITEGMGTEFGDEVHEFAEAYANGEDVTIPDDEETPDKANVVSLIDSLDGELIAEENAYLPLDLDGEQVTISGITDLVHVLPDRVEIIDYKTDRGRHAESEYRKQLSVYYHVMGQVYPDREVSASIYYTATGDVVEIAPMTQENLIEEVRGIEVEQQGIAATD; encoded by the coding sequence ATGACGAGTCCGAACGAGCAACAGCGAGCGCTCATCGACCAGACTGACGGGCTCTATCTCGTCGACGCCGGCGCTGGTACTGGAAAGACGTTCACTGTCACGCGACGCTACGCGAACATCGTCGACCAGGATGGGGTTGAGCCAGACGATGTGCTGTTGCTTACGTTTACGAACAATGCAGCGGGTGAGATGCGCGATCGGATCGTCAGCCATTGTGAGTATGGAATGCGAACGCTTCGAGACGCTCCCATCCAGACGTTCCATAGTCTCTGTCACGACATCCTCGAAGAACACGGCGTCGACGCACCAACCTACCTCGGAATCGATGACCGAATCACGGACTCGACTCGGCTCATTAGTGACGAACTCGTCGAAGAGGCACTGTTCACTGAGTTCTATGACCAGTTCGTAGACGAACACTCGGAGTACAGCGATTACTTCCGGGTGGTGTCGGATCCGTCTGAGTTACTGGGGTTGATTCGCCAGCTTACTGCGAAAGGGGTCTTCCCGACCGCGGATGGCTGGTATCGAAATGGTGAGCGAGCACTCAACGGTGATTTTGATGCATTCAAGTCGATCTTTGACTCATATAACGAGCCTCGCAATGGCGGGCGAAAGCAGTCGAAGCTGCGCAAGAAGCTTGGACGATACGGGAAGAACAAATGTTATCTCCCGGACGCGCCAGAGAAGGGTGAAATAAGGGGAGATCGGACAAAGCAGATTCCAGAGGACGTTGCAGCACGTGTCTTTGACGTCGATCGGTCTTCGCTCAAGTCGTTCGTCCACGACCTCTACTACGAGTATCTCGAATTCGCACTGCGGCGAAACTACCTGAACTTCGGGTTCCTACAGCTCTTCGCGTTTGTACTGCTATGTGAGAATCATCGACTCCGAGATGAGATTACGTTTGAGTACATGATGATCGACGAGTTCCAGGACTCCAGTGAGATTCAATTCAAACTCGCCCTCCTGCTTTCTGGGACGAAGAACCTCTGTGTCGTCGGTGACTGGAAACAAAGCATCTACAGCTTCCAGTACGCTGCCGTTGAGAACATTACTGAGTTCGAGACGCGATTGTCTGTGTTCATCGACGAACTCAATGAGGACTACGGCCGGGTTGAGTTCGAACCTACGCCAATTGAGACGATTGAGCTGGTAGAGAACTATCGTTCGACCCAGGAGATTCTCGACTTTTCCGAGAGCGGGCTCTTAGTTCCGGCTGCAAGTAGTGATGAGGTCAATACGGCCTCGGTGCGTGATCGGATTGTCTCGCTGTCGTCGAACTCGACGTATGAACAGTCACGGATCGAAGCGATCCACGCCGAAGACGAACACGAAGCGATACTGGGGCAGATTCAAGAAATCGTCGGCAACGACGAGTATGCTGTCGAGGAAGAGGGGTCGCTTCGTCCACCGAGCTATGAGGATATCGCGGTGCTCACGCGAACGCGTGACTTTGGTCGGGAACTCCAGCGTGTCGCCGATGAGTATCGACTCCCAATAGCGTATGAGGGTGGGATCGAACTCTTCCAGACTAATCAAGCGAAACTACTGCTCGCATGGCTGCGAATCCTGGAGGGGGATACTGAGCGAGGTTGGGCTGTCGTCTTAGAGCAGGCTGGGTATTCACTCGATGAAATTGCTCACATCCTGGAGACAGAGGAGTATCCGTCTGCGATGGTATCGTTCAAGCAGTCGCTTGACTCACTTGGGACGGTTGGCGCTGTTTCTCGACGTGTCTTCTCGAAATATGGGTATACGGGTGAGATTGCAGACACCGTCCTACAGACGATTCAGTCCGTCCACAACGAGACCATGCTCACCCGTGGCGACCTCATTCGATTCATCGAACGTGGAATCGAGAACGGAACCATTCACGAGGTGAACGTGAACGCCGATATGGATTCGGTGACGGTACAGACGATTCACGCCGCGAAAGGCCTCGAATATCCGATTGTGATCGTTGCGAACATGAATGATGGGCGCTTCCCGCCTCGCGGGAGTAGCAGTTCGGTGGTTTCGTACCAGGACCCAGTCGGGCTACGCCAACGCAAGCAGTTTGCTGAGCACGATGGACTGGCACATATTTACGACGACTGGCAGACAGACGTCCTGAAGAAATGTTTACCTCGTGAGTACGACGAAGAACGCAGGTTGCTGTATGTGGCTATTACGCGAGCAGAGAGTCACGTCCTGTTTTCGGCCGGAGAGAATCCAAACATGTTCCTTGAGGAACTACCCGTGGGGGTGGAGTATGTTGAGCCAGAGGTGTCTGTGGCTGTGGTGGACGAGCGTGAAGACGTTTCGTTGAAGATAGAGGTTCCAGCGGCTGCTGGGCCAGACCGACAGTCACCACACTCGATCATGCGCGACGACGTCTTCGAGGACATTACAGAGGGGATGGGGACCGAATTCGGTGACGAAGTACACGAGTTCGCAGAAGCCTATGCGAACGGTGAGGATGTGACGATTCCTGATGACGAGGAAACGCCCGACAAGGCAAACGTTGTCTCGTTAATCGACTCGCTTGATGGAGAGTTGATTGCTGAAGAAAATGCCTATCTTCCCCTGGATCTCGATGGAGAACAGGTCACCATCTCTGGGATCACTGATTTAGTTCATGTGTTACCGGATCGAGTCGAGATAATCGACTACAAGACCGATCGTGGTCGACATGCGGAATCTGAGTATCGAAAGCAGCTCAGCGTGTACTATCACGTGATGGGGCAAGTCTATCCAGACCGTGAGGTTTCGGCATCAATCTACTACACTGCTACCGGTGACGTGGTTGAAATAGCGCCAATGACTCAAGAAAACCTTATAGAGGAAGTGAGAGGTATAGAAGTTGAGCAACAGGGCATAGCAGCCACAGACTAA
- a CDS encoding PD-(D/E)XK nuclease family protein, with protein sequence MPLSRAKSIDHLYAAVKDHDLVIVPDAPLASALNGRLDRPHFGDLATTPRRLAFGRREQAEDRLAFLDVVNSTDLNWKETAYIVGNILQCWEHTGRLDAILEYEAFDTEATRTIVETFESLETTSRSLSEDKIDEEVDVAVVEPAQLTTLERSILPTEYDTYDVLDGKPFEHPPFRIFDSPTAIVETLLETIDEENAEEIAIVLDAQSEYSPLVESAFEAEDIPFYGGAGFTDEADHRAFLQLLRATFTGSNTRVSEVRPALERLGISIDIEHNGKRVSTLALDELEPYESFCTQTEDATISEALSAFERLAECELETFHEELETLGIDDMPVSSESLDKLDFYLQTYEVPIERENEGVLLADAKSAAFVGRPLVFYLGLDEGWTHSSPRRPWVDRDEEFERNIRQFQQLIQSGVDQHYLVQDTAGATPVTPCLYFDELLEESFEQFSDLPSSQYHSRVKRNEVGFTREPVDVDVETVGSISQSSLNSYTNSPRDYFFSRLVDNPDKDYFKEGNLFHDFAECYVNDPSFVDGRLDDVVEWMLSETEAFYHDVNDAVRRTKYKIGLETIIEYLDANQPTHDHLVTADGGWKSNAVAEQFGVELSSPLTERWFENDELGVKGKIDLHHEPTQLLDYKSGSKKSAYSIVKHSASDPPTDKANFQALLYLMHLRSEQPGEELEFTFFHFLENLDDVVAGNGNLADTLTTVTYYPQTFDDYVGTEAAYDVLLDGYKDCSQTFGNLGLDAYCEIMGELTFPETRVKSELRESEFATQFESLVSDATSDVDAEKGCDQAIRALNGVRKKNFFKEDLDAFEIFVEECLADLNDCRTEGERFPVEGHASEPNYRYVDHRDLLLEMNDHLTEAEQ encoded by the coding sequence GTGCCACTCTCACGTGCAAAGTCTATCGACCACCTCTACGCTGCAGTCAAAGACCATGACTTGGTCATCGTCCCTGACGCACCGCTTGCAAGTGCACTCAACGGACGACTTGACAGACCCCATTTTGGTGACTTAGCAACCACACCACGTCGACTCGCTTTTGGTCGACGCGAACAGGCTGAGGATCGTCTCGCGTTTCTTGACGTCGTCAACTCCACCGACCTCAATTGGAAAGAGACCGCCTATATCGTCGGGAACATCCTCCAGTGCTGGGAACACACCGGACGCTTGGATGCGATATTAGAGTACGAAGCGTTCGACACCGAAGCTACACGCACGATTGTCGAAACCTTCGAATCGCTTGAGACGACATCTCGAAGCCTTTCTGAAGACAAGATTGACGAAGAGGTGGACGTCGCCGTTGTTGAGCCTGCACAACTGACAACACTCGAACGCTCAATCCTCCCAACTGAGTACGACACCTACGATGTACTCGATGGTAAGCCGTTTGAGCATCCACCCTTCCGTATCTTCGACTCACCAACAGCCATCGTTGAGACGCTGCTCGAGACGATTGATGAAGAAAACGCCGAAGAGATTGCAATCGTTCTCGACGCACAAAGCGAGTATTCGCCGCTCGTTGAATCTGCGTTTGAGGCGGAAGACATTCCGTTCTATGGTGGGGCCGGATTCACCGACGAAGCAGACCACCGGGCATTCTTACAGCTGCTTCGTGCGACCTTCACCGGATCGAATACCCGAGTATCCGAAGTACGACCTGCATTGGAGCGACTCGGTATCTCGATTGATATTGAGCACAACGGCAAACGGGTCTCCACGCTTGCTTTAGACGAACTTGAACCATACGAGTCCTTCTGCACGCAGACCGAGGACGCAACGATCAGTGAGGCTCTGAGTGCCTTTGAGAGACTTGCTGAGTGCGAGTTGGAGACGTTCCACGAGGAACTGGAGACGTTGGGTATTGACGACATGCCAGTCTCCTCTGAGTCGTTAGACAAACTCGACTTCTATCTGCAGACGTATGAAGTTCCGATTGAGCGTGAGAATGAGGGTGTGTTGCTTGCAGATGCAAAATCTGCGGCGTTCGTGGGTCGACCACTCGTATTCTATCTCGGGCTTGACGAAGGCTGGACGCACTCGTCGCCGCGTCGTCCATGGGTCGACCGTGACGAAGAATTTGAGCGCAACATTCGGCAGTTCCAGCAACTCATCCAAAGCGGCGTCGACCAACACTACCTCGTCCAAGACACAGCAGGTGCAACCCCTGTTACGCCGTGTTTGTACTTCGACGAACTCCTCGAGGAGTCATTCGAGCAGTTCAGCGACCTCCCATCATCACAGTACCATTCGCGTGTTAAGAGAAATGAGGTTGGGTTTACGCGAGAACCTGTGGATGTGGACGTAGAGACTGTGGGGTCGATTTCGCAGTCGAGTCTCAACTCGTATACGAACTCACCGCGCGACTACTTCTTTAGCCGACTCGTCGACAACCCCGACAAAGACTACTTCAAAGAAGGAAATCTGTTCCACGACTTTGCTGAATGCTATGTCAACGACCCATCGTTCGTGGATGGTCGGTTAGATGATGTGGTTGAATGGATGCTCTCGGAGACAGAAGCGTTCTATCACGACGTCAACGACGCGGTGCGCCGAACGAAGTACAAGATTGGATTGGAGACGATCATCGAGTACTTGGATGCAAATCAGCCAACACACGACCATCTCGTGACTGCAGACGGCGGCTGGAAATCAAACGCCGTCGCAGAACAGTTCGGTGTGGAGCTCTCCTCACCGTTGACTGAGCGATGGTTCGAAAACGATGAACTCGGCGTGAAGGGTAAAATCGATCTGCATCACGAGCCAACGCAACTATTGGACTACAAGAGTGGGTCGAAGAAGTCGGCATACAGTATCGTGAAGCACTCGGCCAGCGATCCACCGACTGACAAAGCAAACTTTCAGGCGCTGCTGTACTTGATGCACCTGCGATCGGAACAACCAGGTGAAGAGCTTGAGTTCACGTTCTTCCATTTCCTTGAGAACCTAGATGACGTCGTTGCGGGCAACGGGAACCTCGCAGATACGTTGACGACGGTCACGTACTATCCACAGACCTTCGACGACTATGTCGGGACCGAAGCCGCCTACGACGTGCTCTTGGACGGCTACAAAGACTGCAGTCAAACATTCGGCAACCTTGGGCTGGATGCGTACTGTGAGATTATGGGTGAGCTCACGTTCCCAGAGACGCGTGTGAAATCAGAGCTACGGGAGTCGGAGTTCGCCACACAGTTCGAGTCGCTGGTCTCGGATGCGACGAGTGACGTCGATGCCGAGAAGGGCTGTGACCAAGCAATTCGAGCGTTGAATGGCGTGCGAAAGAAGAACTTTTTCAAGGAAGATTTGGATGCCTTCGAGATCTTCGTCGAGGAGTGCCTGGCTGACCTCAACGACTGTCGGACAGAGGGCGAGCGCTTCCCAGTTGAGGGGCATGCTAGTGAGCCAAACTATCGCTACGTCGACCACCGTGATTTGCTGCTTGAAATGAACGACCATCTGACGGAGGCTGAACAATGA
- a CDS encoding type II toxin-antitoxin system VapC family toxin, with product MRILPDLNALAIQLIDDHPGHPYIAEHLVPALTGEETLLMFGYLPLRVQWVLEDIGFETIDARNAVTSLLQYPMESVTVMPDTILTAYEISAEKNHDVYDCFYLALAREADADQLVTTDRDFEDLCVDESFEYVNPVPEEILSEFYTVSN from the coding sequence ATGCGGATTCTCCCCGATCTCAACGCACTCGCAATTCAGTTGATTGACGACCATCCTGGCCATCCCTACATCGCAGAACATCTCGTCCCCGCGCTAACGGGAGAAGAGACACTCTTGATGTTCGGATATCTCCCACTCCGTGTTCAGTGGGTGCTCGAGGATATCGGGTTTGAGACGATCGATGCGCGAAATGCGGTGACATCGTTACTGCAGTATCCGATGGAATCTGTGACAGTGATGCCCGATACTATCCTCACCGCATACGAAATCAGCGCAGAGAAGAATCACGATGTCTACGACTGCTTCTATCTAGCCCTTGCAAGAGAAGCAGATGCTGACCAACTCGTTACGACAGACCGAGACTTCGAAGACCTCTGTGTTGACGAATCGTTCGAGTATGTGAATCCAGTACCCGAGGAAATTCTCTCGGAATTCTATACGGTCAGTAACTAA